In Myxococcus virescens, a single window of DNA contains:
- a CDS encoding AAA family ATPase codes for MRIAVTGSHRVGKSTLIDLLGEELEGYRLAEEPYLLLEEEGYEFASPPSLEDFIEQLRFSAELLQAEKDSRDILFDRCPVDFLGYLQAHEDAEAFDLEEWHPRVRSAIQTLDLIVFVPIEAPDRIRLRAREDIHMRTAVDETLSRVLLDDPYELGVEVLTVHGTADARVKQVLARAIR; via the coding sequence ATGCGCATCGCCGTGACGGGTTCACACCGGGTGGGCAAGTCGACGCTGATTGACTTGCTCGGAGAAGAGCTCGAGGGGTACCGGCTCGCGGAAGAGCCATACCTCCTCCTCGAGGAAGAGGGTTACGAGTTCGCGTCTCCCCCCTCCCTGGAGGACTTCATCGAACAGCTCCGGTTCTCGGCCGAGCTGCTTCAAGCCGAGAAAGACTCACGCGACATCCTGTTCGACCGCTGCCCTGTCGACTTCCTGGGTTATCTCCAGGCGCATGAGGACGCGGAGGCGTTCGACCTGGAGGAATGGCATCCCCGGGTCCGCTCCGCCATCCAGACGCTCGACCTCATCGTCTTCGTGCCCATCGAGGCACCGGATCGCATCCGGCTCCGGGCCCGTGAAGACATCCACATGAGGACCGCGGTAGACGAGACGCTGTCCAGGGTGCTGCTCGACGACCCGTACGAGCTGGGCGTGGAGGTGCTCACCGTCCACGGCACGGCGGACGCGCGGGTGAAACAGGTCCTTGCACGAGCAATCCGCTGA
- a CDS encoding LysR family transcriptional regulator encodes MLESVTIDQLRTLRAVAEEGSFSAAARKLGQGQPAVSQAMQRLEKQLGLRLFDRSGRVPRLTAKGEAVVAAAQRLHEDIASFQAVVGRLKSGEETKLSLVVDAMFPTDALLDFVRELARMHPGVELALEVELLSAVTERVRQRRATLGIAGADLDLTGLEQRPIALLKMIPVAAPSHPLAALKGVLTEAHLASAIQIVLSERLPEGKTGTADRGVIGSRLWRVADLMTKHSLLVGGIGWGLEPEHLVRDDLAAGRLVALRLAAWEGGPPPQRPLALVRRKGTPLGPVATWASNRLTSLCQLALGGADHHTT; translated from the coding sequence GTGCTCGAAAGCGTCACCATCGACCAGCTCCGCACGCTCCGCGCGGTGGCCGAGGAGGGAAGCTTCTCCGCGGCGGCTCGGAAGCTCGGCCAGGGGCAGCCCGCCGTCAGTCAAGCCATGCAGCGGCTGGAGAAGCAGCTCGGCCTGCGGCTCTTCGACCGGAGCGGGCGCGTCCCGCGTCTGACGGCGAAGGGAGAAGCCGTCGTCGCGGCGGCGCAGCGACTCCACGAGGACATCGCCTCGTTCCAGGCGGTGGTGGGCCGGCTCAAGAGCGGCGAGGAGACGAAGCTGTCGCTGGTGGTGGACGCCATGTTCCCCACCGACGCACTGCTGGACTTCGTGCGGGAGCTGGCGCGCATGCACCCCGGTGTGGAGCTGGCGCTGGAGGTGGAGCTGCTGTCCGCGGTGACGGAGCGCGTGCGCCAGCGGCGCGCGACGCTGGGCATCGCCGGCGCGGACCTGGACCTCACCGGCCTGGAGCAGCGTCCCATCGCGCTCCTCAAGATGATTCCCGTCGCCGCGCCCTCGCATCCGCTCGCGGCGCTGAAGGGCGTCCTCACGGAGGCGCACCTCGCCTCCGCCATCCAAATCGTCCTGAGCGAGCGGCTGCCGGAGGGCAAGACGGGCACGGCGGACCGGGGCGTCATCGGCTCGCGCCTCTGGCGTGTCGCGGACCTGATGACCAAGCACTCGCTCCTCGTCGGCGGCATCGGCTGGGGCCTCGAGCCCGAGCACCTCGTCCGCGACGACCTCGCCGCCGGACGACTGGTGGCGCTGCGCCTGGCGGCCTGGGAGGGCGGTCCCCCACCCCAGCGCCCGCTCGCCCTGGTGCGCCGCAAGGGCACGCCGCTGGGCCCGGTGGCGACGTGGGCCTCGAACCGGCTCACCTCGCTGTGCCAGCTCGCGCTCGGGGGCGCGGACCATCACACGACGTGA
- a CDS encoding DUF1552 domain-containing protein has translation MFSRRTVLKGMAAGLFAPYFHDVYAQSSALPARLVLVLECNGVYPRALLSTGTRAALGGRANTSDRIFWDAYKDTPLVREGDNLASAISLGPLAASSGNIDLVNRSAVLLGLSNLIAGGGHSSGTGGLSCAVNGAGATFDAVIAPRLRRGAPFDVLRLGTSSARVSIVYETCALGPRKPAGIIVNPSLAFDSTFGSLLGGSTNGRDRKMLFDFALADSRKALAAFSGNSNERLKLERYVSSLESLRTREDQLEGMAERVRPYLPPAPKDNPLITGAGSPPDSLKWFEAQFQIATASLLGGLTNTVVLATGTSGFDVAYGPDVTDIPRHNLQHGLDAGQNWDRVAEVTRRHVQLVANLARTLAATPEVGASGSMLDHTAIVFMSDNGEQHHSTSREWPKLVVGGNALGLKTDGRTVVYPKYDAARNRQVSNLFNTLGHAFGDADFNTFGQEGSTRIAPGPLSELYG, from the coding sequence ATGTTCTCGCGACGAACCGTCCTGAAGGGCATGGCCGCCGGCCTCTTCGCGCCCTACTTCCACGACGTCTACGCCCAGTCGTCAGCGTTGCCGGCGCGCCTGGTGCTGGTCCTCGAGTGCAATGGCGTCTACCCCCGCGCGCTCCTGAGCACGGGCACCCGCGCGGCGCTGGGGGGGCGCGCCAACACCTCCGACCGCATCTTCTGGGACGCATACAAGGACACGCCGCTGGTGCGTGAGGGCGACAATCTCGCGAGCGCGATCAGTCTCGGGCCGCTGGCGGCGTCTTCCGGCAACATCGACCTGGTGAACCGCTCCGCCGTGCTGCTGGGGCTCTCGAACCTCATCGCGGGGGGCGGGCACTCCAGCGGGACGGGCGGGCTGAGCTGCGCGGTGAACGGCGCGGGCGCGACCTTCGACGCGGTGATCGCACCTCGCCTGCGCCGGGGTGCACCGTTCGACGTGCTGCGCCTGGGCACCAGCTCCGCGCGCGTGTCGATCGTGTACGAGACCTGCGCGCTCGGACCACGCAAGCCCGCGGGCATCATCGTCAACCCGTCGCTCGCGTTCGACAGCACCTTCGGCTCGCTGCTCGGCGGCTCGACGAACGGGCGCGATCGCAAGATGCTCTTCGACTTCGCGCTGGCCGACTCGCGGAAGGCGTTGGCGGCGTTCAGCGGCAACTCCAACGAGCGGCTGAAACTGGAGCGCTACGTCTCCTCGCTCGAGTCGCTGCGCACGCGGGAGGATCAGCTCGAAGGCATGGCGGAACGCGTGCGGCCGTACCTGCCACCGGCACCGAAGGACAACCCGCTCATCACCGGCGCGGGCTCACCGCCCGACTCGCTGAAGTGGTTCGAGGCGCAGTTCCAGATCGCCACGGCGTCCCTCCTGGGCGGGCTGACGAACACGGTGGTGCTGGCGACGGGTACCTCGGGCTTCGACGTGGCCTACGGCCCGGACGTGACCGACATCCCGCGACACAACCTGCAGCACGGCCTGGATGCGGGGCAGAACTGGGACCGCGTCGCCGAGGTCACCCGCCGTCACGTGCAACTGGTGGCGAACCTGGCGAGGACGCTGGCCGCCACGCCCGAGGTCGGCGCGAGCGGCTCGATGTTGGATCACACCGCGATTGTCTTCATGTCCGACAACGGCGAGCAGCACCACTCGACCTCGCGTGAGTGGCCGAAGCTCGTGGTGGGCGGCAACGCGCTGGGCCTGAAGACCGACGGGCGCACGGTCGTGTACCCAAAGTACGACGCGGCCCGGAACCGGCAGGTCTCGAACCTCTTCAACACGCTCGGCCACGCGTTCGGAGACGCGGACTTCAACACCTTCGGGCAGGAGGGCAGCACACGCATCGCGCCGGGACCGCTGAGCGAGCTGTATGGCTGA
- a CDS encoding SDR family NAD(P)-dependent oxidoreductase, whose product MNLISNSAIVTGAAQGIGRGIAERLMRDGANVLVFGRTQAKVEETARDLNRMFDGNARAVPFTGDVRRPEDVARSLEVATRELGLPGILVNNAGTATLAPLLDLPDEDFDQVMAINLKGPFLFMKAFARALVQAKKPGVVVNISSLNQLAVTDGLSHYCASKAGLANLSKVAASELGRHGIRVNVVAPGAIQTPLAESVGLIEVMGHEFLARTPLGKPCGMPSDVAGVVSFLCGEDAAWITGETISVDGGNHIRGLHSYWDMLSRAAK is encoded by the coding sequence GTGAATCTCATATCAAACAGTGCCATCGTGACGGGAGCTGCACAGGGCATCGGGCGGGGAATCGCCGAGCGACTGATGCGGGATGGGGCCAACGTGCTTGTCTTTGGCCGGACTCAGGCGAAGGTGGAGGAGACCGCCAGGGACCTCAACCGCATGTTCGACGGGAATGCGCGCGCCGTGCCTTTCACGGGTGACGTCCGTCGGCCGGAGGATGTCGCCCGGAGTCTCGAGGTCGCCACGCGCGAGCTGGGCCTGCCAGGAATTCTGGTGAACAACGCGGGGACCGCCACGCTGGCGCCGCTGCTCGACCTGCCGGACGAGGACTTCGACCAGGTGATGGCCATCAACCTGAAGGGGCCCTTCCTGTTCATGAAGGCCTTCGCGCGGGCGCTCGTGCAGGCCAAGAAGCCCGGCGTGGTGGTCAACATCTCCTCCCTGAACCAGCTCGCGGTGACGGATGGGTTGTCGCACTACTGCGCGTCGAAGGCGGGACTGGCGAACCTCTCGAAGGTCGCCGCGTCGGAGCTCGGGCGGCATGGAATCCGGGTGAATGTGGTGGCCCCTGGAGCCATCCAGACACCGCTGGCGGAGAGTGTCGGACTCATCGAGGTCATGGGTCATGAGTTCCTGGCTCGCACGCCGCTGGGCAAGCCGTGTGGAATGCCGTCGGATGTCGCGGGCGTGGTCTCCTTCCTGTGCGGCGAGGACGCGGCGTGGATCACCGGGGAGACCATCTCCGTCGATGGTGGAAACCACATCCGTGGCCTGCACAGCTACTGGGACATGCTGAGCCGCGCCGCGAAGTAG
- a CDS encoding dihydrofolate reductase family protein, with amino-acid sequence MGLLTFSINVTLDGCVDHQEGIADDETHAFFTRLMDECGAMLWGRVTYEMMESYWPAVARGDEEAPPAMREWAVKLEAKPKYVASSTRKDFPWTNSHHIVGDLRTGVQKLKDATPAGVLLGSGKLATELDRLELIDEYKFLVHPRIAGHGPTLYQSGLSSTRRLELVSAKPLRSGAVAMHYRRAR; translated from the coding sequence ATGGGACTCCTGACCTTCAGCATCAACGTCACCCTGGACGGCTGCGTTGACCACCAGGAGGGAATCGCCGACGACGAGACACACGCCTTCTTCACCCGCCTCATGGACGAGTGCGGGGCGATGCTGTGGGGCCGCGTCACCTACGAGATGATGGAGAGCTACTGGCCGGCGGTCGCCCGCGGCGACGAGGAGGCGCCGCCAGCGATGCGCGAGTGGGCGGTCAAGCTGGAGGCCAAGCCGAAGTACGTGGCGTCGTCGACACGAAAGGACTTCCCCTGGACCAACAGCCACCACATCGTCGGCGACCTGCGCACGGGCGTGCAGAAGCTCAAGGACGCGACCCCCGCCGGCGTGCTCCTCGGTAGCGGCAAGCTCGCGACCGAGCTGGACCGGCTGGAGCTGATCGACGAGTACAAGTTCCTCGTCCACCCCAGGATCGCCGGCCACGGCCCGACCCTGTACCAGAGCGGGCTGTCCAGCACGCGACGGCTCGAGCTGGTCTCGGCGAAGCCGCTCCGCAGCGGCGCGGTCGCCATGCACTACCGGCGCGCGCGCTGA
- a CDS encoding pirin family protein: MSTTTQVSVPTSPRATSRPRTLESVHGGGGLHWVGDGFRVHTLVPSGGLRQERTSPFLLLDYHPPHDYPALATGQRGVGWHPHRGFETVTLAFEGHVAHRDNAGHSGVISPGDVQWMTAASGILHEEYHEHDFSRRGGTFHMLQLWVNLPRQHKMSAPGYQPITKEQIPVVPVQGGGEATEHSRVRIIAGSYGDAKGPARTFTPISMLDVKVRAGEDFNLSLPSNHNALVLVANGRVTVDAESIRSGELAVFANDGEALSLRADEDTHFIVLAGEPIHEPIAHTGPFVMNNHREIIQAIDDFESGAFGGIPE, translated from the coding sequence ATGAGCACCACGACCCAAGTCAGCGTTCCCACTTCTCCTCGAGCCACTTCCCGCCCCCGCACCCTGGAGAGTGTCCATGGTGGCGGCGGACTGCACTGGGTGGGTGACGGCTTCCGCGTCCACACCCTCGTGCCGAGCGGCGGCCTGCGCCAGGAGCGGACGAGTCCGTTCCTGCTGCTCGACTACCATCCGCCCCATGACTACCCCGCGCTGGCGACGGGCCAGCGGGGCGTCGGCTGGCATCCGCACCGTGGCTTCGAGACGGTGACGCTCGCGTTCGAGGGTCACGTCGCGCACCGCGACAACGCGGGCCACTCCGGCGTCATCAGTCCCGGGGACGTGCAGTGGATGACGGCGGCGTCCGGCATCCTCCACGAGGAGTACCACGAGCACGACTTCTCCCGGCGCGGGGGCACGTTCCACATGCTCCAGCTCTGGGTGAACCTGCCTCGCCAGCACAAGATGTCCGCTCCGGGCTACCAGCCCATCACGAAGGAGCAGATTCCGGTGGTCCCCGTTCAAGGAGGCGGGGAGGCCACGGAGCACAGCCGGGTGCGCATCATCGCCGGGAGCTACGGTGACGCGAAGGGTCCCGCCAGGACCTTCACGCCCATCTCCATGCTCGACGTGAAGGTGCGCGCGGGCGAGGACTTCAACCTGTCGCTGCCCTCGAACCACAATGCCCTGGTCCTCGTCGCCAACGGCCGCGTGACGGTGGACGCGGAGAGCATCCGGAGCGGTGAGCTCGCGGTGTTCGCCAACGACGGGGAGGCCCTCTCCCTCCGGGCTGACGAGGACACGCACTTCATCGTCCTCGCGGGCGAACCCATCCACGAGCCCATTGCCCACACCGGGCCGTTCGTGATGAACAACCACCGGGAGATCATCCAGGCCATCGACGACTTCGAGTCGGGCGCCTTCGGTGGGATTCCCGAGTAA